Proteins encoded by one window of Melospiza melodia melodia isolate bMelMel2 chromosome 9, bMelMel2.pri, whole genome shotgun sequence:
- the HHEX gene encoding hematopoietically-expressed homeobox protein HHEX: MQYQPPGAAPAALGVGVPLYAPTPLLQPAHPTPFYIEDILGRGPAAAPAPHSLPAPPPPTLPSPNSSFTSLVSPYRTPIYEPTPVHPAFSHHLAATYGTGAYAGPLYSFPRAVGDYAHALIRQDPLGKPLLWSPFIQRPLHKRKGGQVRFSNDQTIELEKKFETQKYLSPPERKRLAKMLQLSERQVKTWFQNRRAKWRRLKQENPQVTKKEEVEGADSHSEQRPESCQSPEQKGKEVSLDGSQYTPSPASHEDLESDVSEDSDQEVDIEGDKGYYTAAH; the protein is encoded by the exons ATGCAGTACCAGCCTCCGGGCGCGGCGCCGGCGGCCCTGGGCGTCGGCGTCCCGCTGTACGCGCCCACGCCGCTGCTCCAGCCCGCGCACCCCACGCCCTTCTACATCGAGGACATCCtgggccgcggccccgccgccgccccggccccccactccctgcccgccccgccgccgccgacGCTGCCGTCGCCCAACTCCTCCTTCACCAGCCTGGTGTCCCCGTACCGGACCCCCATCTACGAGCCGACCCCCGTCCACCCGGCCTTCTCCCACCACCTCGCCGCCACCTATGGCACGGGCGCCTACGCCGGGCCGCTCTACTCCTTTCCCCGCGCCGTCGGCGACTACGCGCACGCCCTGATCCGGCAGGACCCCCTGG GGAAGCCGCTGCTCTGGAGCCCCTTCATCCAGCGGCCGCTGCACAAGAGGAAGGGGGGGCAGGTCCGCTTCTCCAACGACCAGACCATCGAGCTGGAGAAGAAGTTCGAGACGCAGAAATACCTCTCCCCGCCGGAGAGGAAGCGTCTGGCCAAGATGCTGCAGCTCAGCGAGAGGCAG GTCAAAACCTGGTTTCAGAATCGCAGAGCCAAATGGAGGCGTCTAAAGCAG GAGAACCCCCAGGTCACCAAAAAAGAAGAAGTAGAAGGTGCTGACAGTCACAGTGAgcaaaggccagagagctgccagagccccgaGCAGAAGGGTAAGGAGGTCTCTCTGGATGGCTCACAGTACAccccctcaccagcctcacacGAGGACCTGGAGTCAGATGTCTCTGAGGACTCTGATCAAGAAGTGGACATTGAAGGTGATAAAGGCTATTACACTGCTGCCCACTAA